GAAGTGACAGCGCTGACCTGGATAACCGCTGAGCCTGTGTCCCGCACTGAGGCAGGCCTGTCCAAGCAGACGGACTCACGGATACACCAGTGGACAGACAGCGGTGTCAGCAGCCCGTCAGCAGCCTGAGGGCTCGAGGAGTAGCAGCAGCGCCCAACACTGCATCCACACCATCCtcccccatcctcctcctccttgtcacGTCTGACATGGCAGACCCCAGCCTCACGTCGCCCTCAGGGACGCCGCTGCGCTCCCCCAACACCAATCTCACCCTCTCCTTCCCCTTCCTGAGGGAGGGGAGCCGGGTAtgggaggaagggaaggagcAGCCGCTGCCTCGGGATTTGCCCAGCCCGTTGCCAACCAAACGCACCCGCACCTACTCAGCGTAAGTATGATTTGTTTATTTACCAATTGCTGTTATTTGAGTGTTTCaatttaatgctacttttaaacttcacaacatttcagagaaagaaatgctttttactccactacatgtatcaGTACTACTTTTTTAATAAGGTAGCCTGTATAAAGAGTTTATAAGCTGTAACTAAAGGCCAATTTATCAATGGCTAATACATAATTTACTAAAGCTTTGTAGATCATTTCTAAACTAATAATGGGAAACACCTTTTGGTGCTAGGTTGTGGAATTTCCCTCTAGCTGCAAACCAAAACTGTGtaataactgatctataaagcaatgatttatttacattaatgagtacttttacttttgatgctttaagtACTTGTTGCCGATATGTCTGTAATTTTAGtcaagtaacattttgaattaagtGCTTTTACTTGTAGGggctcttcttcttttcctttcggctgttccctttcaggggtcgccacagcgaatcatgtgccgccatctaaccctgtcctctgcatcctcttcactcacaccaattaacttcatgtcctctctcactacatccataaatctcctctttggtcttcctctagacctcctgcctggcagctccaacctcagcatccttctaccaatatattcacagtctctcctctgaacatgtccaaaccacctcaatctggcctctctgactttatctccaaaacatctaacatgagctgtccctctgatgtactcattcctgatcctgtccatcctggatcaggaatgagtacttttacttgtagggGAGTCTTTTTAAATTGTGATACTGCTGCTTTTACTTACTTAAAGGATGTCCCTTACTGCAATATGTCCTAAACCAAACTGACGCAAGAAAGTGATTAATTGTTCATTGGAAATTTTTCACTGATGTGACAGCTGCTTACTTTTTAACCACTAAATATGACTATAAATGTAGGCTACATCTGACACGTGGTTATATCATGGCTGGTTTGCAGACTGCGGCTGGTAGTGAAGAAAGGTTGAATACTGTACTGTTTACACTGTGAGTCAGCAGATTAGtgttctcatctctgctgcgTGTTGTGACATGTGTAGGTGTTGATGTGATCAGCTCTTCATCTTCCTTCTAACCTCCTTTATGAATCCTCCTCTCTGTTCTCGCACGTTTCCATTTCTTCTTGTCAAAAGGGCCTGAACCCTGAATTGTAtcacataaaagtaaaaatatattcttgTAAACTGCTCCTCATTTTACTGAGATGAGTCATTTTATGGTTAATGCAAGAACGTCCttgtttttctccctttttctcgTTTTTCTGCAGTACGGTACGTGCCCACTCAGGTCCTGTGTTTAAGGGTGTGTGTAAGAACTTCTCCAGGTCACAAGGTCACGGCTTCCTCCGACCCTCCCACGGCGGAGAAGACATCTTTGTTCACATCTCAGAGTGAGTGGCACTGAACTCACTCTTAGAAGACAAAATCATACAGTTGTCACAGCTGTCGCCTCTGAGAAtcacagcagacaaacacatcgTGCATTAGCTGAATTACAAATAGCAACACAAACTTACTGCAGTTCTGCAGTGTCAACTCATAGCACTGTGAGAACTCAGCAAACCACACTGTTTACGTGTGTACTTTTTTCAAAGTGAGAGCTATTTTTCCCAACTCTCCTAGGATACTGTGACACCCGCAATAAGTGGACATGCACAGAGAGTACAGCAACTTCTCTGGGCTGGTTTTGTTCTACCTTTTTATTCAGGACAAGCAGTATGTCAAATGTTACTACAGCCTCAGCAAAAGTTGAAATTTGTGAAATTTTTCCAAACAGATTTTGTAGGATGGTTCAGATCTTATAGCCAAACATCTGCACCGTGGGtctgaaagttttattttgtctcaaaTTTCCTGCTCATCAGAGCTCCAGCAGATGTCTGTATTCAATTctataatctgtgtgtgtgtgtatgtatgtatgaccACATTGTGAAGTGAACTATTGCTTTGAAAgtatgacattttgtgaaatacacatatttgcttttttgccgaaagtgagatgagaagattgataccactccgacgtctgtgtgttcagtatgaAGCTGGAGCAGTGAGTGAGGCGATTAGCTcaacgttagcttagcatagagactggaagaaggaggaaacagctagcatggctctgtcctaagttcaaaaatatgcctactagcacctctaacgcttaataattttattttcctgtttgttgAGATTGTACACAGAAATGTGAAAACGACATGTTGTGGTTGTATGGGGAGTTGCCTGCTGTACCAATTTCTTTGGCAAACTGCTCTGGGCAtggtgacttcctggagtctctgctggatgAAGGTCAAGTGCCTGGCTGctgtttgccaagaaatagtgtCAAATAGTTACAACCTATTTAGTAagctgtagaggtgctggtaggcagatgtTTTATGTTTGGACAGAGCCTGGCTTCCTACTGCTTCCAGTcttgctaagctaaactaactaaTAGCCTCCCAGCTCCATACAGTTGTAggagtgatatcgatcttctcatctcactctcagcgAGAAAGTGAATGAGCTTATTTCCCTTAATGTCGATCTATTACTTTAAATCAGTGGTTCTCTAATTTGGGTGTTGAGGCAACCTCAAGGTGTCGCCAAAGAACCCTGCAGGGTCATGAGCAGATTCATGGGACAGGATATTAGTTATCGtgtctttttgtaatttgactctaatttctgctgttactcttgTCAAATAATGAACAGCTAACAGACTTTCATCCTCtcttatttgatttaattaaacaacatgaaaagGAAAATCTACCAAATGTTGTGTTGTACTCTTATGTaggctatttttttatttgacacttcATCTGTAACCCTCCACGCATCTCCACGCATCTATATGCATCTATAGCCAGTATGATGCAA
This genomic interval from Siniperca chuatsi isolate FFG_IHB_CAS linkage group LG21, ASM2008510v1, whole genome shotgun sequence contains the following:
- the csdc2b gene encoding cold shock domain-containing protein C2; this translates as MADPSLTSPSGTPLRSPNTNLTLSFPFLREGSRVWEEGKEQPLPRDLPSPLPTKRTRTYSATVRAHSGPVFKGVCKNFSRSQGHGFLRPSHGGEDIFVHISDIEGEYVPVEGDEVTYKVSRVPPKNLKVQAVEVKITHLNPGTKHETWSGQIISS